A single Actinomycetota bacterium DNA region contains:
- the ctaD gene encoding cytochrome c oxidase subunit I — translation MASVTVPATGGRGLLRRPTAVTGFWSWLTTVDHKKIGIMYGVAAFVFFIIGGLEALLIRAQLAQPDGTLVNADQYNQIFTMHGITMIFLFVMPMSSALFNYLIPLMIGARDVAFPRINAYSFWAFLFGGLFLYSSFFLGGAPNGGWFGYAPNSTTDPSIGMTFYALGLLITGIASTAGAVNLAVTVINMRAPGMTLFRMPVFVWMGLVVQFLLVFSLPIITVALFQLLFDRRWDTAFFDPTRGGDPILWQHLFWLFGHPEVYILILPAFGVFSEVLPVFSRKPLFGYQFVVFSGIAIGFIGFGVWAHHMFAAGLGPVANTAFGISTAIIAIPTGVKIFNWMGTMYGGDIRFTSAMLFSVGGVAMFVIGGLSGVTHAIVPSDYQQTDTYYIVAHFHYVLFGGAIFGIFSAFYYWWPKAFGRRLGEAMGKVQFWILIVGFNLAFGPMHILGLQGMIRREYTYPESLGLTLWNQVSTVGAFLIAFAVVMFMVNVARTHLKPRGEAVEDPWDARTLEWMTTSPPPVHNFDEIPTVHALDEYWHRKYVEDERTGTLVPAQAGASDDHDAAHADGHGSIHLPSPSFWPLVASIGLPIMGYGVLYSWWLVGLGALVALVGFYGWALEPSVAEG, via the coding sequence ATGGCGAGCGTGACCGTTCCTGCGACCGGGGGTCGAGGGCTGCTGCGGCGGCCCACGGCGGTCACCGGCTTCTGGAGCTGGCTCACCACGGTGGACCACAAGAAGATCGGCATCATGTACGGGGTCGCCGCGTTCGTGTTCTTCATCATCGGTGGTCTCGAGGCCCTGCTGATCCGTGCGCAGCTCGCCCAGCCCGACGGCACCCTCGTGAACGCCGACCAGTACAACCAGATCTTCACGATGCACGGCATCACGATGATCTTCCTGTTCGTGATGCCGATGTCGTCTGCGCTGTTCAACTACCTGATCCCGCTGATGATCGGCGCCCGCGACGTCGCGTTCCCTCGCATCAACGCCTACAGCTTCTGGGCCTTCCTGTTCGGTGGCCTCTTCCTGTATTCCAGCTTCTTCCTCGGGGGCGCGCCGAACGGCGGCTGGTTCGGGTACGCGCCGAATTCCACGACCGACCCTTCGATCGGCATGACGTTCTACGCGCTCGGCCTGCTGATCACCGGCATCGCCTCGACCGCCGGAGCCGTGAACCTTGCCGTCACGGTGATCAACATGCGCGCGCCGGGCATGACCCTGTTCCGCATGCCCGTCTTCGTCTGGATGGGGCTGGTCGTGCAGTTCTTGCTGGTCTTCTCCCTGCCGATCATCACCGTGGCCCTCTTCCAACTGCTCTTCGACCGGCGGTGGGACACGGCGTTCTTCGACCCGACCCGAGGCGGCGACCCGATCCTGTGGCAGCACCTGTTCTGGCTGTTCGGGCACCCAGAGGTCTACATCTTGATCCTGCCTGCGTTCGGTGTCTTCAGCGAGGTGTTGCCCGTCTTCAGCCGCAAGCCGCTGTTCGGTTATCAGTTCGTGGTGTTCTCTGGCATCGCGATCGGGTTCATCGGGTTCGGCGTGTGGGCCCACCACATGTTCGCCGCCGGCCTCGGTCCGGTCGCGAACACGGCGTTCGGCATCTCGACGGCGATCATCGCGATCCCCACCGGCGTGAAGATCTTCAACTGGATGGGCACGATGTACGGGGGCGACATCCGCTTCACGTCGGCGATGCTGTTTTCCGTCGGCGGCGTGGCGATGTTCGTGATCGGCGGACTCTCGGGAGTGACGCACGCGATCGTGCCGAGCGACTACCAGCAGACCGACACGTACTACATCGTCGCCCACTTCCACTACGTGCTGTTCGGCGGGGCGATCTTCGGCATCTTCTCGGCCTTCTACTACTGGTGGCCGAAGGCCTTCGGGCGTCGCCTCGGAGAGGCCATGGGCAAGGTGCAGTTCTGGATCCTGATCGTGGGCTTCAACCTGGCGTTCGGCCCGATGCACATCCTCGGGCTGCAGGGCATGATCCGTCGTGAGTACACGTACCCCGAGTCCCTCGGCCTTACCCTCTGGAACCAGGTGTCCACCGTCGGCGCCTTCCTGATCGCGTTCGCCGTGGTGATGTTCATGGTGAACGTCGCCCGCACCCACCTGAAGCCCCGCGGCGAGGCGGTGGAGGATCCCTGGGACGCTCGCACGCTCGAGTGGATGACGACGAGCCCGCCGCCCGTACACAACTTCGACGAGATCCCCACCGTGCACGCGCTCGACGAATACTGGCACCGCAAGTACGTCGAGGACGAGCGTACGGGCACCCTGGTGCCGGCGCAGGCCGGGGCCTCAGACGACCACGACGCGGCGCACGCCGACGGTCACGGATCGATCCACCTGCCGAGCCCGTCGTTCTGGCCGCTCGTCGCGAGCATCGGCCTGCCGATCATGGGGTACGGGGTGCTCTACTCGTGGTGGCTGGTGGGACTCGGCGCGCTGGTGGCGCTGGTCGGCTTCTATGGGTGGGCCCTCGAGCCTTCGGTGGCGGAGGGATAG
- a CDS encoding heme-copper oxidase subunit III — translation MADLAITPGHGAVEAHDEHATTTGLPNTKIAMWLFLASECLLFGALITTYVLYRGASGTGPYPADVFDIPYTSVSSFVLLASSLTMVLALASAQKRDVARMRLWLLATAMLGLTFVGGQVYEFTTFYDEGLAISTNLFGTTFYVLTGFHGVHVTVGILMLLSLVGFSTADRLPDDAAFPVEMVGLYWHFVDIVWIIIFTVVYLIPTPAPAPV, via the coding sequence ATGGCCGACCTCGCCATCACGCCCGGGCACGGCGCCGTCGAGGCGCACGACGAGCACGCGACCACCACGGGGCTGCCCAACACGAAGATCGCGATGTGGCTGTTCCTGGCCTCGGAGTGCCTGCTCTTCGGCGCTCTCATCACGACCTACGTGCTCTACCGGGGGGCGAGCGGGACCGGCCCCTATCCGGCCGACGTCTTCGACATCCCCTACACGTCGGTGTCATCGTTCGTGCTGCTGGCCTCATCGCTCACGATGGTGCTGGCCCTCGCGTCGGCGCAGAAGCGAGACGTGGCGCGCATGCGGCTGTGGCTGCTCGCGACCGCGATGCTGGGACTGACCTTCGTGGGCGGCCAGGTGTACGAGTTCACGACGTTCTACGACGAGGGGCTCGCGATCTCGACGAACCTGTTCGGGACCACCTTCTACGTGCTCACCGGGTTCCACGGGGTGCACGTCACGGTCGGCATCCTGATGCTGCTGTCGCTCGTCGGGTTCTCAACTGCCGACCGCCTTCCCGACGACGCGGCGTTCCCGGTCGAGATGGTGGGGCTGTACTGGCACTTCGTCGACATCGTGTGGATCATCATCTTCACCGTCGTGTACCTGATCCCGACCCCGGCGCCGGCGCCGGTCTGA
- a CDS encoding cytochrome C oxidase subunit IV family protein yields MTVSETETKFQEELGTRDMPDPREAAAPHHEHPSAKEYIRIGIILGVLTALEVATYYIDVGGVLVPTLIGLAIVKFALVVMWFMHLKFDSPTYARFFLLGLAGAATLYLIVLISFGIFLVE; encoded by the coding sequence ATGACGGTGTCCGAGACCGAGACCAAGTTCCAGGAGGAACTCGGCACGCGCGACATGCCCGACCCCCGCGAGGCCGCGGCGCCCCACCACGAGCACCCCAGCGCCAAGGAGTACATCCGCATCGGCATCATCTTGGGGGTGCTGACCGCGCTCGAGGTCGCGACCTACTACATCGACGTCGGCGGCGTGCTCGTGCCCACCCTGATCGGGCTCGCGATCGTCAAGTTCGCCCTCGTGGTGATGTGGTTCATGCACCTCAAGTTCGACAGCCCCACGTACGCGAGGTTCTTCCTGCTGGGGCTCGCGGGCGCGGCGACCCTGTACCTGATCGTGTTGATCTCGTTCGGCATCTTCCTCGTGGAGTGA
- a CDS encoding cytochrome c oxidase assembly protein, which produces MLPTWHVHPDVWLLFGSIVAAYLIAARRHLDVTGEHTPRRTRVLFLSGMGVLWLGADWPVHDLAEGYLYLMHMTQHLLFTLVAAPLLIAGMPAWMLRALLAPPPVRRVFRFFTRPLVALIVFNGVLLFTHWPEVVEASVGSEPVHLVLHVLIVASALVMWWPVMSPLPEMPALAPPGQMVYLFLQSLAPTIPASFLTFGHTPLYPVYAEFPRIWGISALTDQLIAGLIMKLVGGLLLWGVIAVVFFRWFDQEQRDGLDRSAHQNLHREIGAELGR; this is translated from the coding sequence GTGCTTCCCACCTGGCACGTGCATCCCGACGTCTGGTTGCTGTTCGGTTCGATCGTCGCGGCCTACCTGATCGCCGCTCGTCGCCACCTCGACGTGACCGGCGAGCACACCCCGCGCCGCACGAGGGTGCTGTTCCTCAGCGGCATGGGTGTGCTGTGGCTCGGTGCCGACTGGCCCGTGCACGATCTGGCCGAGGGCTACCTCTACCTGATGCACATGACGCAGCACCTGCTGTTCACGCTGGTCGCGGCGCCGCTGCTGATCGCCGGCATGCCAGCATGGATGCTCAGGGCCCTGCTCGCGCCCCCGCCGGTGCGACGGGTGTTCCGCTTCTTCACCAGGCCGCTGGTGGCCCTGATCGTCTTCAACGGCGTGCTGCTGTTCACGCACTGGCCCGAGGTGGTCGAGGCCTCGGTCGGCTCGGAGCCGGTCCACCTCGTGCTGCACGTGCTGATCGTGGCCTCGGCGCTCGTGATGTGGTGGCCGGTGATGTCGCCGCTGCCCGAGATGCCGGCGCTCGCCCCGCCCGGACAGATGGTCTACCTGTTCCTGCAGTCACTTGCCCCCACGATCCCGGCCTCGTTCCTGACGTTCGGGCACACGCCCCTGTACCCGGTCTACGCGGAGTTCCCGCGCATCTGGGGCATCTCGGCGCTCACCGATCAGCTGATCGCCGGCCTGATCATGAAGCTGGTCGGCGGGCTCCTGCTGTGGGGCGTGATCGCGGTCGTCTTCTTCCGCTGGTTCGATCAGGAGCAGCGCGACGGTCTCGATCGGTCCGCCCACCAGAACCTGCATCGAGAGATCGGCGCGGAGCTCGGCCGATGA
- a CDS encoding cupredoxin domain-containing protein, producing the protein MSEGKNRQSLLLPILMPIGALVVIGLVLVGFSRVLLAISHSAATAVALVAAASIVAVGAWVASRKRVTGATLFSMVAAVTGIAMVAGGLAVVAAPLEHEGEGGGPGGEVVVALTAPEGAATTGFSTDALSAPSDVPFTLAFENADPAVPHNVVIYDGPDAEAPQLFRGELVTGPATVDYAVEPLAEGEFFFNCEVHPTTMTGTMTAAPGGGEGGGGGGEGITVVAADIAFDTDTIELPADAPTKITLDNQDAGTPHNLAIYTDDTLDESLFVGEIATGPVSVVYDIPPIPEGEYYFHCDVHPNMSGTVVVAGEGGAGGGGSGGGGGSGGGGGGEEPPDEGGGRSEGTAAASVVAEGTAFDPTALSWPADTEVALTFDNRDPVDVAGPHNVSVYDGDTALFQGELIDGPATVDYSIPPMPAGTYEFRCDVHPTMIGSVEVT; encoded by the coding sequence ATGAGTGAAGGCAAGAACCGGCAGAGCCTGTTGCTGCCGATCCTGATGCCGATCGGGGCCCTGGTCGTGATCGGGCTCGTGCTGGTCGGCTTCTCGCGGGTGCTGCTGGCGATCTCGCACAGCGCCGCCACCGCGGTGGCGCTCGTGGCCGCCGCCAGCATCGTCGCGGTCGGCGCCTGGGTCGCCTCGAGGAAGCGTGTGACCGGGGCGACCTTGTTCTCGATGGTCGCGGCCGTCACCGGCATCGCGATGGTGGCGGGTGGGCTCGCCGTGGTCGCCGCGCCGCTGGAGCACGAAGGTGAGGGCGGGGGACCGGGCGGCGAGGTCGTCGTGGCCCTCACCGCCCCCGAGGGGGCGGCAACCACCGGCTTCTCGACCGACGCGCTGTCGGCGCCGAGCGACGTGCCGTTCACGCTCGCGTTCGAGAACGCGGACCCGGCCGTGCCGCACAACGTGGTGATCTACGACGGTCCCGACGCCGAGGCGCCGCAGCTGTTCCGCGGGGAACTGGTCACGGGTCCCGCGACCGTCGACTACGCCGTCGAGCCGCTCGCCGAGGGCGAGTTCTTCTTCAACTGCGAGGTGCACCCGACCACGATGACGGGCACGATGACAGCGGCGCCCGGCGGGGGAGAGGGTGGGGGCGGCGGCGGTGAGGGGATCACGGTCGTGGCCGCCGACATCGCGTTCGACACCGACACGATCGAACTGCCTGCCGACGCGCCCACCAAGATCACGCTGGACAACCAGGACGCGGGCACCCCTCACAACCTCGCGATCTACACCGACGACACGCTCGACGAGTCGCTGTTCGTCGGTGAGATCGCGACCGGGCCGGTGAGCGTGGTGTACGACATCCCACCGATCCCCGAGGGCGAGTACTACTTCCATTGCGACGTGCACCCGAACATGAGCGGGACCGTCGTGGTGGCCGGGGAAGGTGGGGCCGGAGGCGGTGGCTCGGGCGGAGGTGGCGGCTCGGGCGGGGGCGGCGGCGGTGAGGAACCGCCCGACGAAGGCGGCGGTAGGTCCGAGGGCACGGCGGCGGCATCGGTCGTCGCCGAAGGCACCGCGTTCGACCCGACGGCGCTCTCCTGGCCCGCCGACACCGAGGTGGCGCTCACGTTCGACAACCGAGATCCGGTCGACGTCGCGGGCCCGCACAACGTCTCGGTCTACGACGGCGATACCGCGCTCTTCCAGGGGGAGCTCATCGACGGGCCTGCGACGGTCGACTACTCCATCCCGCCGATGCCGGCAGGGACCTACGAGTTCCGATGCGACGTGCACCCGACGATGATCGGCTCCGTCGAGGTCACCTGA
- a CDS encoding TlpA disulfide reductase family protein: MRRAPDDDRLRRGHLTTPVEPPATAPRDADEAPARRRLGRVAVVVAVIVVVAGLVAFALRPTTDPREEGGVAELDEPFPGLEGEAVVGPPIDTGSMEWSVLVVNVWATWCEPCRREQPALQQVQADYEGLAVGFVGIDYRDDRAAAQRWIEDFGVTYQSLFDPEGRTASTLGFPFLPDTYVVDASGTMRYAVYGETSAAELSGLIDEVLAEGGA; encoded by the coding sequence ATGCGACGTGCACCCGACGATGATCGGCTCCGTCGAGGTCACCTGACGACCCCCGTCGAGCCACCGGCGACCGCCCCGCGGGATGCGGACGAGGCGCCCGCGAGGCGTCGCCTGGGACGTGTCGCGGTCGTCGTCGCGGTGATCGTCGTCGTCGCCGGCCTCGTTGCGTTCGCCCTGCGACCCACGACCGATCCCCGCGAGGAGGGGGGCGTCGCCGAGCTCGACGAACCGTTCCCCGGTCTCGAGGGGGAGGCGGTCGTCGGGCCGCCGATCGACACGGGGTCGATGGAGTGGTCGGTGCTCGTCGTGAACGTCTGGGCGACGTGGTGCGAGCCGTGCCGACGTGAGCAGCCCGCCCTGCAGCAGGTGCAGGCCGACTACGAGGGGCTGGCCGTCGGGTTCGTCGGCATCGACTACCGCGACGACCGAGCCGCCGCCCAGCGGTGGATCGAGGACTTCGGTGTCACCTACCAGAGCCTGTTCGACCCCGAAGGGCGAACGGCCTCGACGCTGGGGTTCCCGTTCCTGCCCGACACGTACGTGGTCGATGCTTCGGGCACGATGCGGTACGCGGTGTACGGGGAGACGAGCGCCGCGGAGCTCTCCGGGCTGATCGACGAGGTGCTCGCCGAAGGCGGTGCCTAG
- a CDS encoding heme o synthase → MTRFQKLAIATTVTTLTLIVWGGVVRTTGSGDGCPDWPTCFGSWVPRWEYHTLIEYVHRLLGVVSGLLAVALAVVGVVELVRARRGRPSSAPRGAVWMAVALVPLFGVQGALGGAVVNSALDPAVVTLHFGLAMIVLGVLVAATTLAFEGDERAGDRGYARVAVVAATATFALLLVGTYVRAEGAGLAFRDWPLMDGRLVPPFGTRGAAEMFAHRVLAILVAALVLWLTVRARTMRERSDRLVRLSTLAGLLFVGQIAVGGINVLTELSTWSRALHVAMSAAIWATVVAIAVVARREPVKAELVGADELGAPEVTEPASLGDTVTAYVRLTKPRIIVLLLITTVPAMVLAERGFPSPWLVLATLVGGSLAAGAANAINMYLDRDIDEVMRRTRSRPLPAHQVPAERALAFGFWLGAFSFLFLGVTVNVLAATLSLAAIAFYVVVYTMWLKRSTTQNIVIGGAAGAAPALIGWAAVTGSLALPAWILFAIVFVWTPPHFWALALRFSGDYAAAGVPMLPVVKGDDETRRQIFLYSLVLFGTTLLLAPAAGLGPIYLATAVVLGGVFVYRALALWRSASADRSWRLFSYSIVYLAALFGAVALDAVV, encoded by the coding sequence ATGACCCGGTTCCAGAAGCTCGCAATCGCCACGACGGTCACGACGCTCACGCTGATCGTGTGGGGCGGCGTGGTGCGAACGACCGGATCCGGCGACGGATGTCCCGACTGGCCGACGTGCTTCGGAAGCTGGGTGCCGCGGTGGGAGTACCACACGCTGATCGAGTACGTGCACCGGTTGCTCGGGGTGGTCTCGGGGCTGCTCGCCGTCGCCCTCGCCGTCGTCGGCGTCGTCGAGCTCGTCCGCGCCCGTCGCGGGCGACCGAGCTCGGCCCCGCGCGGGGCGGTCTGGATGGCGGTCGCGCTCGTGCCACTCTTCGGCGTGCAGGGGGCCCTCGGCGGGGCGGTCGTGAACAGCGCGCTCGATCCGGCGGTGGTCACGCTGCACTTCGGGCTCGCGATGATCGTGCTGGGGGTGCTGGTGGCGGCCACCACGCTGGCGTTCGAGGGCGACGAACGTGCCGGCGACCGCGGGTACGCCCGGGTCGCCGTGGTCGCCGCGACGGCGACGTTCGCCCTGCTGCTCGTCGGCACCTACGTTCGCGCCGAGGGCGCCGGGCTCGCGTTCCGGGACTGGCCGCTGATGGACGGGCGGCTGGTGCCACCGTTCGGGACCCGCGGCGCCGCGGAGATGTTCGCCCATCGGGTGCTCGCGATCCTCGTGGCGGCCCTCGTGCTCTGGCTGACCGTGCGCGCGCGCACGATGCGTGAGCGCTCCGACCGCCTGGTCCGGCTCTCCACGCTTGCCGGCCTGCTCTTCGTCGGCCAGATCGCGGTCGGCGGCATCAACGTGCTGACCGAGCTCTCGACCTGGTCCCGCGCCCTGCACGTGGCGATGTCGGCGGCGATATGGGCCACCGTGGTCGCGATCGCGGTCGTCGCTCGTCGGGAACCGGTCAAGGCCGAGCTCGTCGGCGCCGACGAGCTCGGGGCGCCGGAGGTCACCGAGCCCGCCTCGCTCGGCGACACGGTCACGGCCTACGTCCGGCTCACGAAGCCGCGCATCATCGTGCTGCTGCTGATCACGACCGTGCCTGCGATGGTGCTCGCCGAGAGGGGGTTCCCCTCGCCGTGGCTCGTGCTCGCGACGCTCGTGGGAGGCTCGCTCGCCGCCGGGGCGGCGAACGCGATCAACATGTATCTGGACCGCGACATCGACGAGGTGATGCGGCGGACGCGCAGCCGCCCCCTGCCCGCGCACCAGGTGCCGGCCGAGCGGGCCCTCGCGTTCGGGTTCTGGCTCGGGGCGTTCTCGTTCCTGTTCCTGGGCGTGACCGTGAACGTGCTCGCGGCCACCCTCTCGCTCGCGGCGATCGCCTTCTACGTCGTCGTCTACACGATGTGGCTCAAACGCTCGACGACCCAGAACATCGTGATCGGCGGGGCGGCCGGGGCGGCCCCGGCCCTGATCGGCTGGGCCGCCGTGACCGGCTCGCTCGCCCTGCCGGCGTGGATCCTCTTCGCGATCGTGTTCGTCTGGACCCCACCGCACTTCTGGGCGCTCGCCCTGCGGTTCAGCGGCGACTACGCGGCGGCGGGCGTGCCGATGCTGCCCGTGGTCAAGGGCGACGACGAGACCCGGCGACAGATCTTCCTGTACTCGCTCGTGCTGTTCGGCACGACGCTGCTGCTCGCGCCCGCCGCGGGCCTCGGGCCGATCTACCTCGCCACGGCCGTGGTGCTCGGTGGCGTGTTCGTCTACCGCGCGCTCGCGCTCTGGCGTTCGGCCAGCGCCGACCGTTCGTGGCGCCTGTTCAGCTACTCGATCGTCTACCTCGCCGCGCTGTTCGGGGCGGTCGCGCTCGACGCGGTCGTCTAG
- a CDS encoding polyprenyl synthetase family protein, with the protein MAATPVVGDEALGSVRAAVDEVLAAYLRECATDLGRIDAAAPMLVDEIARLVLAGGKRLRPAFCVWGYRAAPGAHGASAPGRAAADGPSAGEPIVRAASALELLHTMALIHDDLMDGATERRGVASSAPFLASQARERGMPGDPERFGRAAALLAGDLAAVLADRLLLTSGFDPVALARALAAYHEMRLDMAAGQLLDVAGLASDPESALRAARLKGGSYTVEGPLVVGAELAGAGRGTIDGLRAYGVPLGVAFQLRDDLHDREGAHGATSATVNELVRTARRALPDPRIDPGAAAVLDSLAQAMAMP; encoded by the coding sequence ATGGCAGCCACCCCGGTCGTCGGCGACGAGGCGCTCGGCTCGGTCCGAGCCGCCGTCGACGAGGTGCTCGCGGCGTACCTGCGCGAGTGTGCGACCGATCTCGGCCGCATCGACGCGGCCGCGCCGATGCTCGTCGACGAGATCGCCCGGCTCGTGCTGGCCGGTGGGAAGCGGCTCCGTCCCGCGTTCTGCGTCTGGGGCTACCGGGCCGCGCCGGGTGCTCACGGGGCTTCCGCTCCCGGGCGGGCGGCGGCGGATGGGCCGTCGGCCGGGGAACCGATCGTGCGAGCGGCGTCGGCGTTGGAGCTGCTCCACACGATGGCGCTGATCCACGACGACCTGATGGACGGGGCGACCGAGCGCCGCGGGGTCGCGAGCTCGGCGCCCTTCCTGGCGTCGCAGGCGAGGGAACGGGGGATGCCTGGCGACCCCGAACGGTTCGGCCGCGCGGCCGCGCTGCTCGCGGGCGACCTCGCCGCGGTGCTCGCCGATCGGCTGCTGCTCACGAGCGGGTTCGACCCGGTCGCGCTCGCCCGGGCGCTCGCCGCGTACCACGAGATGCGGCTCGACATGGCCGCCGGTCAACTGCTCGACGTCGCGGGCCTGGCGTCCGATCCCGAGTCGGCCCTGCGTGCCGCCCGCCTCAAGGGCGGCAGCTACACGGTTGAGGGGCCGCTCGTCGTGGGCGCCGAGCTCGCGGGCGCCGGACGGGGGACCATCGACGGACTCCGTGCCTACGGGGTCCCGCTGGGGGTGGCGTTCCAGCTGCGCGACGACCTGCACGACCGCGAGGGGGCGCACGGCGCCACGTCGGCGACGGTCAACGAGCTCGTGCGGACGGCCCGGCGGGCGCTGCCCGACCCCCGGATCGATCCGGGGGCCGCGGCGGTGCTCGACTCGCTCGCGCAGGCGATGGCGATGCCATGA
- a CDS encoding pyridoxamine 5'-phosphate oxidase family protein yields the protein MSDDLDGLRRAFGDLPTCRVGTVRTDGGPHVAARWFVWRDDGLWVSTRVGDTTWEHAVRDPRLSVLIDRGRDWPELAGVRVEGVAEAYPAEHPDLRAPMSQWHEKYRQMFARDGFEAFTRDVPALGFLRVVPSRIDSWDHR from the coding sequence ATGAGCGACGACCTCGACGGTCTGCGGCGGGCCTTCGGCGACCTGCCGACGTGCCGGGTGGGCACGGTGCGGACCGACGGTGGCCCCCACGTGGCCGCGCGCTGGTTCGTCTGGCGCGACGACGGCCTGTGGGTGTCCACCCGGGTCGGCGACACGACGTGGGAGCACGCGGTGCGCGACCCCCGCCTGTCGGTGCTGATCGATCGTGGCCGCGACTGGCCCGAGCTCGCCGGCGTGCGCGTCGAGGGGGTCGCCGAGGCCTATCCGGCGGAGCACCCGGACCTGCGTGCCCCGATGTCCCAGTGGCACGAGAAGTACCGCCAGATGTTCGCCCGTGACGGCTTCGAGGCGTTCACGCGCGACGTGCCCGCCCTCGGGTTCCTGCGCGTCGTCCCCTCGCGGATCGATTCGTGGGACCACCGCTGA
- a CDS encoding geranylgeranyl reductase family protein, translating into MIARPVETDVLVVGGGPGGAAAAYYLARQGLDVTVVDRSSFPREKVCGDGLTPRSVAALERMGIDTDDPRFERVKGLRVYSRGATIELPWPELSSWPTYGLVMPRAEFDHLLIQRAQKAGARVHERTEAVTPTFETGWVTGARVRPSEDRDAEPTEIRARFTIAADGAASRFAKPAGVRRDDSRPLGIAARRYYRTPYHPGPWFESWLDLWEGDLLLPGYGWLFPVAGGRVNLGAGLLNTFKDFKQISAQRLFDAFSTMLPAAWEISEETAEGRVLSGPLPMSLNRVPQVVPGMLLIGDAAGAVNPFNGEGIAYAMETGEVAADLVHEALVKDRPGIAMMYPTVLRERYGDYFTIGRGFAKIIGRPAIMSRATRYLLPNQRVMGFAMRVMANLTDGPDGDRQDRLFHLLQRLARAA; encoded by the coding sequence GTGATCGCACGACCAGTCGAGACCGACGTGCTCGTGGTCGGAGGCGGTCCGGGAGGCGCCGCGGCCGCGTACTACCTCGCCCGGCAGGGCCTCGACGTCACCGTCGTCGATCGGTCCTCGTTCCCTCGGGAGAAGGTCTGCGGAGACGGCCTGACACCGCGCAGCGTGGCCGCCCTGGAGCGGATGGGCATCGACACCGACGACCCGCGGTTCGAGCGGGTGAAGGGCCTTCGGGTGTATTCGCGCGGTGCGACGATCGAGCTGCCGTGGCCCGAGCTCTCGAGCTGGCCCACCTACGGCCTGGTGATGCCGCGCGCCGAGTTCGACCACCTGCTGATCCAGCGGGCGCAGAAGGCCGGCGCCCGCGTCCACGAGCGCACCGAGGCCGTGACGCCGACGTTCGAGACCGGGTGGGTCACCGGCGCCCGCGTGCGGCCCTCCGAGGACCGCGACGCCGAGCCGACCGAGATCCGCGCCCGGTTCACGATCGCGGCCGACGGCGCGGCGAGCCGGTTCGCGAAGCCCGCGGGGGTGCGCCGCGACGATTCCCGGCCGCTGGGCATCGCCGCCCGCCGCTACTACCGCACGCCGTACCACCCCGGGCCCTGGTTCGAGTCCTGGCTCGACCTGTGGGAGGGCGACCTGCTGCTGCCCGGCTACGGGTGGCTGTTTCCGGTCGCGGGAGGCCGGGTCAACCTGGGGGCAGGCCTGCTGAACACGTTCAAGGACTTCAAGCAGATCTCCGCCCAGCGGCTGTTCGACGCGTTCTCGACGATGCTGCCCGCCGCGTGGGAGATCTCGGAGGAGACGGCCGAGGGACGGGTGCTGTCGGGTCCGCTGCCGATGAGCCTGAACCGCGTGCCCCAGGTGGTGCCGGGCATGCTCCTGATCGGCGACGCGGCGGGCGCGGTCAACCCGTTCAACGGCGAGGGCATCGCCTACGCGATGGAGACGGGCGAGGTCGCCGCCGACCTGGTGCATGAGGCGCTCGTGAAGGACCGCCCGGGTATCGCGATGATGTATCCGACCGTGCTGCGTGAGCGCTACGGCGACTACTTCACGATCGGGCGGGGCTTCGCCAAGATCATCGGGCGCCCCGCGATCATGAGCCGTGCCACGCGGTACCTGCTGCCCAACCAGCGCGTGATGGGCTTCGCGATGCGGGTGATGGCCAATCTCACCGACGGCCCCGACGGCGACCGGCAGGACCGCCTCTTCCACCTGTTGCAGCGGCTCGCGAGGGCGGCATGA
- a CDS encoding NADH-quinone oxidoreductase subunit C produces MTPAEIAERVRARCPDTVVARGEVTVIVDREDLLETLVWLREDDALGLGFCSSITATDWPGSDPRFWVVYEMLSIEHHHRLRVKLGLAEDDAHVPTVTPLFPTANWLERETHDFYGIVFDGHPDPRPLLLPEGWDGFPLQKTEELGGVNTRFHGAFIPPVDTRTTT; encoded by the coding sequence GTGACGCCTGCCGAGATCGCCGAGCGTGTGCGGGCTCGATGCCCCGATACCGTCGTGGCGCGCGGTGAGGTGACCGTGATCGTCGACCGCGAGGACCTGCTCGAGACCCTCGTCTGGCTGCGCGAGGACGACGCGCTCGGGCTGGGCTTCTGTTCCAGCATCACCGCAACGGACTGGCCCGGTTCCGACCCGAGGTTCTGGGTGGTCTACGAGATGCTGTCGATCGAGCACCACCACCGTCTGCGGGTGAAGCTCGGGCTCGCGGAGGACGACGCGCACGTGCCCACGGTGACCCCACTGTTCCCCACGGCGAACTGGCTCGAGCGCGAGACCCACGATTTCTACGGCATCGTGTTCGACGGTCATCCCGACCCCCGGCCGCTGCTGCTGCCCGAGGGCTGGGACGGCTTCCCGCTGCAGAAGACCGAGGAGCTCGGCGGCGTGAACACCCGCTTCCACGGTGCCTTCATCCCGCCGGTCGACACCCGCACGACCACCTGA